The following DNA comes from Candidatus Omnitrophota bacterium.
CCGACGGCATTTTATCGTAAGATAGGGCGTATCGTTCGACGCAAGAATTGATCTATCCATCAATTCTTGTTTGCGGCCCATAACGCGAATTTCCCGGTTTTAAGGGGCGCGGAACAAATCATTACCTGTTCGTTCCGTGATGAACAGATAATAAAGCGCATGGGAAGCGTTGATCGATGCGCGACGTAAAAATTTATTGTTGATATAATAGAGGGCGGCCAAGAAGCCTTCACAAGACGCAAGGAGATTTACCTGTTATGGAAGCAGTAGAACTCATTGAGATTATCAGCCGGGGGGAAGATAGCCGCCATCAGTTTAAAGAAAATATCACGAATGCAAATTCGTTGGCCGCTGAAATGGCGGCGTTTTCGAATTCGCATGGGGGAAGGATTTTTATTGGCATCAACGATCGGGGAGAAATTACCGGATTATCTTCCGAAGATATCCGCCGTCTCAATCAATTGGTTTCCAATACCGCCATTCAAGGCGATAAGAGTGCGATCAATCCTGAAACGGAAAACGTTCGCGTTAGAGATAAAATCGTGATGGTAGTAACCATTCGCGAAGGAAACGCGAAACCTTACACAGACTACCAGGGAGTAATCTGGGTGAAAAGCGGTTCGGATAAACGGAAGGTTACTGCGCGAGAAGAAATGCGCCGTCTTTTCCAGGAGTCGGACCTAATTTATGCCGATGAAGTTCCTGTAGAAGGAACCAACATCGACGATATCGACAGTGACTATTTCGAAGCCTTTTATCAAAGAATTTACGAGGAACGTTTAAACCAAACCGATATTCCTATAGACCGGCTTTTGGAAAATATGAACCTCGCTAGGAATGGGCGCCTCAACTTGGCAGGCTTACTTTTATTCGGAACGAATCCGCAACGAAAGAAACCAGCGTTAGTAATCAAAGCCGTGTCGTTCTATGGCAACGATCCGGCCGCTCAGGACTATCGCGATAGCGAAGATATTAGTGGAAATCTGAAGACGATGTATGAGAACGCTATGTCGTTTCTGAAG
Coding sequences within:
- a CDS encoding RNA-binding domain-containing protein, with product MEAVELIEIISRGEDSRHQFKENITNANSLAAEMAAFSNSHGGRIFIGINDRGEITGLSSEDIRRLNQLVSNTAIQGDKSAINPETENVRVRDKIVMVVTIREGNAKPYTDYQGVIWVKSGSDKRKVTAREEMRRLFQESDLIYADEVPVEGTNIDDIDSDYFEAFYQRIYEERLNQTDIPIDRLLENMNLARNGRLNLAGLLLFGTNPQRKKPALVIKAVSFYGNDPAAQDYRDSEDISGNLKTMYENAMSFLKRNLRKVQGQQGFNSLGKPEIPPIALEELVVNMLIHRDYFISAPWRIFIFDNRIELISPGHLPNNLTVENIKAGNSILRNPVLASFATKELPYRGIGTGIRRALRHYPHIDFDSDYQNNLFVCAIHRPISGEDRK